Proteins encoded together in one Anoxybacillus flavithermus window:
- a CDS encoding IS110 family transposase: protein MKLYVGIDVSSTDLYTCIMDQEGNTCAQFKVDNHLLGATFLRDQILLWANKLQPSEILIGMEATSVYSWHPAMFFHQQEELKSWNVKVFTINPKLIRKFKEAYTDLDKTDGIDAWIIADRLRFGRLKVTAVMQEQFIALQRLTRMRYHLVHQLTREKQYFLQHLFYKCSSFTQEVDSSVFGHAILELLLESFSLDEISQMDVQQLADFLRQKGRNRFADPECIAKSIQKAARSSYRLSKCVEDSIDLLLGLSIQSIRSLQAQIKELDKAITRHLEGIPNTLQTIPGIGPVYAAGILAEIGQIERFDNQAALAKYAGLTWSKHQSGRFQAEETSLIRSGNRYLRYYLVEAANSVQRHDASFRTYYRKKYEEVPKHQHKRALVLTARKLVRVIDALLRNGQIYTPRKGEDR from the coding sequence ATGAAACTCTACGTCGGGATTGACGTGAGCTCAACGGACTTATACACGTGTATCATGGATCAAGAAGGAAACACGTGCGCCCAATTCAAGGTGGACAATCATCTCCTTGGCGCGACCTTCCTTCGCGATCAAATCCTCCTGTGGGCCAACAAGCTCCAACCATCCGAAATTCTCATCGGGATGGAAGCCACTTCGGTCTACAGCTGGCATCCAGCGATGTTTTTCCACCAACAGGAGGAGCTGAAGTCTTGGAATGTCAAGGTGTTTACCATCAATCCAAAGCTCATTCGCAAATTTAAAGAAGCGTACACTGACTTGGATAAAACGGACGGCATCGATGCGTGGATCATCGCCGATCGGCTTCGCTTTGGCCGTTTGAAAGTGACAGCTGTCATGCAAGAACAGTTTATCGCCCTTCAACGGCTCACGCGCATGCGCTATCATCTCGTCCATCAGCTGACTCGGGAAAAGCAGTACTTCCTCCAACACTTGTTTTACAAGTGCAGTTCCTTTACCCAAGAGGTGGACAGCTCCGTGTTCGGACATGCCATCTTAGAGCTTCTTCTCGAGTCGTTTAGCTTAGACGAAATCAGTCAGATGGACGTGCAACAGCTCGCTGACTTCTTGCGCCAAAAAGGACGCAATCGCTTTGCCGATCCGGAATGCATCGCCAAGTCCATTCAAAAGGCGGCTCGTTCGTCGTATCGGCTTTCCAAATGTGTCGAGGATTCCATCGACTTGCTTTTAGGGCTATCGATTCAATCCATCCGTAGCCTTCAAGCGCAAATTAAAGAGCTAGATAAAGCGATTACTCGCCATTTGGAAGGCATCCCAAATACGTTACAAACGATTCCCGGCATTGGTCCGGTCTACGCCGCTGGCATCTTAGCCGAAATTGGACAAATCGAGCGCTTTGACAACCAAGCCGCCTTAGCAAAGTATGCAGGTTTGACTTGGTCTAAGCACCAGTCCGGTCGGTTCCAAGCCGAGGAGACTTCCCTCATTCGTTCCGGCAATCGCTATCTCCGTTACTACCTAGTGGAGGCTGCCAACTCGGTACAACGGCATGATGCGTCGTTTCGCACCTATTACCGGAAGAAGTATGAGGAAGTACCAAAGCACCAACACAAACGAGCCCTCGTCCTCACCGCTCGAAAACTCGTGCGTGTGATCGATGCGCTGCTACGCAACGGTCAAATTTACACGCCAAGAAAGGGGGAAGATCGATAG
- the tnpC gene encoding IS66 family transposase, with protein MLTVQQAVFTVESLIGKVQQQKQLIHQLVQENEHLRHEIKQLRKENEQLKYRVQELEARTKKNSSNSHLPPSSDRFSNTRSSRQPSGNKPGGQEGHQGTTLRQVEHPHHRVVHRVHTCQGCGVSLREVKPFKVDIRQVFDVPPVAIEVTQHEREVKSCPHCRCVQQAEFPAHVTNHVQYGPRLTALVVYLHHIQLIPYKRLSDTIEALYQHSISTGTLANMVKRGREALESNMDIIEDALLESNILHVDETSLRINGKLAWVHVACTSRYTYLASHASRGKKATDEIGILPQYKGTMMHDGFGTYPKYTHATHALCHAHHLRELKGFIEQGHTWAMRMTTFLLAAKQAVEAHHGALSEEEARRWERVYDRILERAQHRLETMTPLPKKALAFVRRLQKRKEEALRFLREVHVPFDNNQAERDLRMVKVKENISGTFREETFAQSFCIARSIVSTLTKHEKNVWDSLCLLLTGDTLDRVLSTT; from the coding sequence ATGTTGACGGTACAACAAGCTGTATTTACAGTTGAGAGCTTAATCGGCAAAGTTCAACAACAAAAACAGCTCATTCATCAACTCGTTCAAGAAAATGAACATTTGCGTCACGAAATCAAACAGCTGCGCAAAGAAAATGAACAACTGAAGTATCGCGTTCAAGAGCTGGAAGCACGCACGAAAAAAAACAGCTCCAATAGCCATTTGCCCCCATCTTCTGACCGTTTTTCCAACACGCGTTCTTCTCGTCAACCATCTGGCAACAAGCCAGGCGGACAAGAAGGACATCAAGGAACGACGCTCCGTCAAGTGGAACATCCACATCATCGTGTCGTCCACCGTGTGCATACGTGTCAAGGATGTGGGGTTTCTTTGCGTGAAGTCAAACCGTTCAAAGTCGATATCCGTCAAGTGTTTGATGTCCCTCCTGTGGCGATCGAGGTGACACAACATGAACGTGAAGTGAAATCGTGTCCACATTGTCGATGTGTTCAACAAGCCGAATTCCCAGCCCATGTCACGAATCATGTGCAATACGGTCCACGCCTTACTGCGCTCGTTGTTTATTTACATCATATCCAATTGATCCCGTACAAGCGTTTAAGTGATACAATCGAAGCGTTATATCAACACTCGATTAGTACAGGAACCCTTGCCAATATGGTGAAACGAGGACGCGAAGCGCTGGAATCAAATATGGACATCATCGAAGACGCCTTACTTGAATCCAACATCCTGCATGTCGATGAAACGAGTTTGCGCATCAATGGGAAACTCGCATGGGTGCATGTCGCGTGTACATCGAGATATACATACTTGGCTTCTCACGCTTCTCGTGGAAAGAAAGCAACGGATGAGATCGGGATTCTTCCACAATACAAAGGGACGATGATGCACGATGGGTTCGGTACGTATCCGAAATACACACATGCCACCCATGCCCTTTGTCATGCCCACCATTTGCGTGAGTTAAAAGGATTCATCGAACAAGGGCATACGTGGGCGATGCGCATGACCACGTTTCTGTTAGCCGCCAAGCAAGCCGTCGAAGCCCATCACGGTGCACTTTCCGAAGAAGAAGCGAGACGGTGGGAACGAGTGTATGATCGCATCCTAGAAAGAGCACAACATCGATTGGAAACGATGACACCTCTTCCGAAAAAAGCACTCGCTTTTGTTCGACGGCTTCAGAAACGAAAGGAAGAAGCGTTGCGTTTCTTACGTGAAGTACATGTTCCCTTTGACAACAACCAAGCCGAACGCGATCTTCGCATGGTTAAAGTCAAAGAGAACATTTCGGGTACGTTTCGCGAAGAAACATTCGCGCAGTCGTTTTGCATCGCAAGAAGCATCGTTTCCACACTGACGAAACACGAAAAAAACGTGTGGGATTCGTTATGTCTTCTGTTGACGGGTGACACGCTCGATCGTGTTCTTTCTACCACTTAG
- the ltrA gene encoding group II intron reverse transcriptase/maturase codes for MLLNQILSRENMLQALKRVEQNKGSHGVDMMPVQNLRQHIVENWLSIKEAILKGTYEPMPVRRVEIPKPDGGVRLLGIPTVTDRLIQQAIAQVLSKVYDPTFSENSYGFRPNRSAHDAVRKAKEYIRDGHRWVVDMDLEKFFDKVNHDRLMGTLAKRIQDKPLLKLIRKYLQSGVMINGVGSSTLEGTPQGGPLSPLLSNIVLDELDKELERRGHKFVRYADDCNIYVKSKRAGLRTMASIQRFIEGKLRLKVNEKKSAVDRPWKRKFLGFSFTYHKEPKVRIAKESLKRMKNKVREITSRKMPYPMEYRIQKLNQYLMGWCGYFALADTKSIFLELDKWIRRRLRMCLWKNWKKPKTKIRNLIQLGVPQWQAYEWGNTRKSYWRISNSPILHRTLGNSYWRNQGLKSLEARYENLRQ; via the coding sequence ATGCTTTTGAATCAAATCCTGTCACGGGAGAACATGCTTCAAGCACTAAAACGTGTAGAACAGAATAAAGGAAGCCACGGAGTAGATATGATGCCCGTACAAAACCTACGACAGCACATAGTCGAAAACTGGCTATCTATTAAGGAGGCAATTCTCAAGGGAACTTATGAACCAATGCCAGTCCGCAGAGTCGAAATCCCGAAACCTGACGGCGGTGTTCGTTTACTAGGAATCCCTACCGTAACAGACCGTTTGATTCAACAAGCAATCGCCCAAGTACTTTCAAAAGTGTATGACCCTACATTCTCTGAAAACAGCTACGGATTTAGACCAAACCGAAGTGCCCATGATGCGGTGAGGAAAGCGAAAGAATATATAAGAGATGGACATCGATGGGTTGTAGATATGGACTTGGAGAAATTCTTTGATAAGGTCAACCATGACAGATTAATGGGTACACTCGCGAAGAGAATCCAAGATAAACCATTACTGAAATTGATTCGTAAGTATTTACAATCGGGAGTCATGATTAATGGTGTGGGGTCAAGCACATTAGAAGGAACTCCACAAGGAGGACCATTAAGTCCGCTACTATCTAACATTGTACTAGATGAACTAGATAAAGAATTGGAAAGAAGAGGACACAAATTCGTTCGATATGCGGATGACTGTAACATTTACGTGAAAAGTAAACGAGCAGGACTTCGCACAATGGCAAGTATCCAGCGATTTATTGAAGGAAAACTACGACTGAAAGTAAATGAAAAGAAATCAGCGGTCGACCGTCCATGGAAACGTAAGTTTCTAGGATTTAGCTTTACCTATCATAAAGAGCCAAAGGTTCGTATCGCAAAAGAAAGCCTTAAACGAATGAAGAATAAAGTTCGTGAAATCACATCACGCAAGATGCCCTACCCGATGGAATACCGCATTCAGAAACTGAATCAATATCTAATGGGATGGTGTGGATATTTTGCGTTAGCAGACACCAAATCTATATTCCTTGAATTAGATAAATGGATTCGTAGAAGACTTCGAATGTGCCTATGGAAGAACTGGAAGAAACCGAAAACAAAGATACGCAACCTTATTCAACTTGGCGTACCACAATGGCAAGCGTATGAATGGGGAAATACTCGGAAGAGTTATTGGCGTATTTCAAATAGTCCAATATTACACAGAACCCTTGGTAACTCCTATTGGAGAAACCAAGGGCTGAAAAGTCTTGAAGCTCGTTATGAAAACTTGCGTCAATGA
- a CDS encoding IS3 family transposase yields MEAVPAHKKFAIIQETAGCHGSIQQLCEIAGVSRSGYYKWVKRQERPSQKQLEDEHLKKKIEECHEELKGIYGYRRVKVWLKRKYKLNINHKRVQRLMREMGICAVIRKKRPYYGKKEPYVISDNHLNREFHASKPNEKWVTDITYLIFNGQKLYLSAIKDLYNNEIVAYHISSRNDIKLVLDTLKKAIKKRNVNGLLLHSDQGFQYTSRQYNNLLKRYNIKASMSRKGNCLDNACMENFFSHFKAECFNLYSFRTAEEVKDAVHKYIRFYNHERFQKKLNNLSPYEYKTQAA; encoded by the coding sequence ATGGAAGCCGTACCAGCTCACAAGAAATTCGCAATCATTCAAGAAACGGCTGGGTGTCATGGTTCGATTCAACAATTATGTGAGATAGCAGGAGTGTCTCGAAGTGGATACTACAAGTGGGTAAAACGACAGGAACGCCCTTCTCAGAAGCAATTGGAAGACGAGCATCTAAAGAAAAAAATCGAGGAGTGCCATGAAGAACTGAAAGGCATCTATGGGTATCGGAGAGTCAAAGTCTGGCTTAAGAGAAAATACAAACTGAATATCAACCATAAACGAGTACAAAGGTTGATGAGAGAGATGGGAATTTGTGCGGTGATTCGGAAGAAACGGCCTTATTACGGGAAGAAAGAGCCTTATGTCATTTCGGACAATCATCTAAACAGGGAGTTTCACGCGTCAAAGCCAAACGAGAAATGGGTGACAGATATTACATATTTGATTTTTAATGGGCAAAAACTCTATTTGTCCGCCATTAAAGACCTATACAATAATGAAATTGTGGCCTACCATATTAGTTCGAGAAATGACATCAAACTGGTGCTTGATACACTAAAAAAGGCCATAAAAAAACGGAATGTAAATGGACTCCTCCTACATAGCGATCAGGGGTTCCAGTATACATCCCGCCAATACAACAACTTACTTAAAAGATACAATATAAAGGCCAGTATGTCCAGAAAAGGAAACTGTTTAGACAATGCCTGCATGGAAAACTTTTTTAGCCATTTCAAGGCAGAGTGTTTCAATCTGTACTCTTTTCGCACAGCCGAAGAGGTGAAGGATGCCGTGCACAAGTATATTCGTTTTTATAACCACGAACGTTTCCAAAAGAAATTAAACAACCTGAGTCCTTATGAATATAAGACTCAGGCTGCTTAA
- a CDS encoding transposase gives MGKIRKTYDVKFKKKAVDLYLKEGMGYKTVAKELGIDHSMVRRWVKYYEQEGIQSLEGKQRQMDQAKEDRELVQKILKRKSSVLRRK, from the coding sequence ATGGGGAAAATACGAAAAACATATGATGTAAAGTTTAAAAAGAAAGCAGTGGATTTATATTTGAAAGAGGGCATGGGCTACAAAACAGTGGCTAAAGAATTAGGGATTGATCATTCCATGGTACGTCGATGGGTCAAATACTATGAACAGGAGGGAATACAAAGTCTAGAGGGAAAACAAAGGCAAATGGACCAAGCAAAGGAAGACCGAGAACTCGTCCAGAAGATCCTGAAACGAAAATCAAGCGTCTTGAGGCGGAAGTAG
- a CDS encoding ABC transporter ATP-binding protein has product MDTLEIRNVKKKYKNKIVLNNISLSIKGTYGLLGPNGAGKTTLMKTIATLIPLEEGTISFGDISWENDQSVKPLIGYLPQYFSAYKTMKVYEVLNHFAVLKGITNKERRMSELDSVLENVNLYEQRNEKIKNLSGGMIRRVGIAQALLGDPKILIVDEPTAGLDIQERVRFRNLLRKIATNRTIIISSHIVEDLETICDHVSIMNKGNILFEGTRQEILKVVNGLIWEKELQHNELALIPEEQIISIKEAGNHYIVRLLSKVDIKDAKLATPTLEDAYLYMMKGDHN; this is encoded by the coding sequence ATGGATACACTAGAAATTAGAAATGTAAAAAAGAAATATAAAAACAAAATTGTATTAAATAATATTTCATTGAGTATAAAAGGCACTTATGGACTTCTTGGACCGAACGGAGCTGGAAAAACTACATTAATGAAAACAATAGCTACACTAATACCTTTAGAAGAAGGAACAATATCATTTGGAGATATTTCATGGGAAAACGACCAAAGTGTTAAACCATTAATCGGATATCTCCCTCAGTATTTTTCAGCATATAAAACAATGAAAGTTTACGAAGTGCTAAATCATTTTGCAGTTTTAAAAGGGATTACCAATAAAGAACGTAGGATGTCAGAGCTTGATAGTGTATTAGAAAATGTAAATCTTTATGAACAAAGAAATGAAAAAATCAAAAACCTCTCGGGGGGAATGATCAGAAGAGTTGGAATAGCACAAGCTCTATTAGGTGATCCCAAAATCCTTATTGTAGATGAACCAACTGCTGGATTAGATATTCAAGAAAGAGTAAGATTTCGAAATTTACTAAGGAAAATCGCAACAAATCGAACTATTATTATCTCTTCGCATATCGTAGAAGATTTAGAAACCATATGTGATCATGTTTCTATAATGAATAAAGGAAACATCCTTTTTGAAGGCACTAGGCAAGAAATTCTAAAAGTAGTCAATGGATTAATTTGGGAAAAAGAATTGCAACATAACGAATTAGCATTAATTCCAGAGGAACAAATTATTTCAATAAAAGAAGCTGGGAACCATTATATTGTTAGATTGTTATCGAAAGTTGACATAAAGGATGCTAAACTTGCCACTCCAACATTGGAGGATGCCTATCTTTATATGATGAAGGGGGATCACAATTGA
- a CDS encoding IS256 family transposase, which translates to MSKSISNIDWANQLENAIRQFVKEKLELIMREEIKNFLEIEQADTSNMRNGYYQRNLDTQYGRIEGLLVPRDRNGEFQTQLFAPYQRHTGWLEEAIIKMYQSGMSTREIGKWIERILGSTYSPTTISHITDVVKEDIEKWRNRPLHKRYSVLYLDGLYVKLRRETVEKEVIYVVLGVNEEGYREILDFFVGGQESAYGWREILQQLYKRGVKEVLLGVFDGLPGLEEAFKAVYPKADVQCCVVHKVRNTLSCVRKKDQFEVAEDFKLIYRAPNKEMALQMFQQFESKWSSKYPREVQSWANELDVLLTFMDYPSSIRNVIYTTNAIERTIKEIRKRLKLMNSLSSLEAAEKVVYLTIQDFNEKWAGQKLRGFAEAQEVPQRMFEERYN; encoded by the coding sequence ATGTCTAAGAGTATATCGAATATCGACTGGGCAAATCAACTGGAAAATGCCATTCGTCAGTTTGTGAAAGAAAAATTAGAGCTGATTATGCGGGAAGAAATTAAAAATTTCCTCGAAATCGAACAAGCGGACACATCCAATATGAGAAACGGCTACTATCAACGAAATCTAGATACACAATATGGCCGGATTGAAGGGCTTTTGGTCCCAAGAGACCGAAATGGAGAATTTCAAACGCAACTGTTTGCCCCTTACCAACGACACACCGGCTGGCTGGAAGAAGCCATCATCAAGATGTATCAAAGCGGCATGAGTACACGGGAAATTGGCAAGTGGATCGAACGAATTCTAGGAAGTACCTATTCTCCTACGACGATCAGCCATATTACCGATGTCGTAAAGGAAGACATCGAAAAATGGCGCAACCGTCCACTGCACAAGCGTTATTCCGTCTTATATTTGGATGGTTTATACGTAAAACTTCGTCGCGAAACCGTGGAGAAAGAAGTCATTTATGTGGTGTTAGGAGTAAATGAAGAAGGATATCGCGAAATTCTCGATTTTTTCGTGGGAGGACAAGAAAGCGCCTATGGATGGCGGGAGATTCTCCAACAGCTCTACAAAAGAGGAGTCAAGGAAGTGCTTTTAGGCGTATTTGATGGTCTTCCGGGGCTGGAGGAAGCCTTTAAGGCGGTGTATCCGAAAGCCGATGTACAGTGCTGTGTCGTGCACAAAGTCCGCAACACCCTCAGCTGTGTTCGGAAAAAAGACCAATTCGAAGTGGCCGAGGATTTCAAGCTGATTTATCGCGCGCCGAATAAGGAGATGGCGTTACAAATGTTTCAACAGTTTGAGTCGAAATGGTCCAGCAAATATCCAAGAGAAGTTCAATCTTGGGCAAATGAGTTGGATGTCCTCCTTACATTTATGGATTATCCAAGCAGTATTCGAAATGTAATTTACACGACCAATGCCATCGAACGAACGATCAAGGAAATTCGGAAACGTCTCAAGCTGATGAACAGTTTGAGCAGTTTAGAAGCCGCGGAAAAAGTCGTGTATTTAACCATTCAAGATTTTAATGAGAAATGGGCGGGGCAAAAGTTGCGAGGATTTGCCGAAGCGCAGGAAGTCCCCCAGCGAATGTTTGAAGAACGTTACAATTAA
- a CDS encoding IS1380 family transposase — protein sequence MKDFPIRFVLTDEAITPSAGLALVGYLLHQTKLDKRVNALRLPTVRRDVHISHSDVIRSMIGLLATGKTDFDHIEAYRQDDIFSTSMGIRHVPSSPTLRQRLDQLACLPMIETIIWEESMRLLVRQHATLSPCWAKGKTTWLPLDIDASPFDNSDTKKEGVSRTYKGFDGFTPLFAYAGKEGYIVHAELRPGKQHVQDNMPSFLTTAIRRARPLTSSRLLVRMDAGNDAEANVHVCLKEDVDFVIKRNLRRESKALWFQIASQKGRRVDDGQTEGVQTYELCLPQTAAIDGHTYTYVQVTQVTERTMERNGQLMLVPDYEVESYWVRLEGYEHVRMSDVLALYHDHATCEQFHSELKSDLDLERLPSGKMKTNALVLVMGAFVYNLLRLIGQDLLSDPRHPLHHKVKRRRIKTIIQTVITMAGRLVRRSRQIWMKLTRRSGYSILLLNVYQKWKEAR from the coding sequence ATGAAAGATTTCCCGATTCGGTTTGTATTGACAGATGAAGCGATTACTCCAAGTGCTGGGCTTGCTCTCGTGGGCTACTTACTGCACCAAACGAAGCTGGATAAACGAGTAAACGCCCTTCGGCTCCCAACGGTTCGTCGAGATGTGCACATTTCCCATAGCGATGTCATTCGCTCGATGATTGGCTTGCTTGCCACAGGAAAAACGGATTTTGATCATATCGAAGCGTATCGTCAGGACGATATCTTTTCGACATCAATGGGCATTCGGCACGTACCTTCCTCCCCAACGTTGCGACAGCGTCTCGATCAGCTCGCTTGTCTTCCGATGATCGAAACCATCATTTGGGAGGAATCGATGCGTCTGTTGGTTCGACAACACGCTACCTTGTCCCCTTGTTGGGCGAAAGGGAAAACGACATGGCTTCCCCTTGATATAGATGCTTCCCCATTTGATAACTCCGATACGAAGAAAGAAGGAGTGAGTCGAACGTATAAAGGATTTGACGGTTTTACGCCGTTGTTTGCGTACGCAGGGAAGGAAGGGTATATCGTTCATGCCGAGCTGCGTCCAGGGAAACAACATGTACAAGACAACATGCCTTCGTTTTTAACTACCGCCATCCGTCGAGCTCGTCCGCTGACCTCGTCTCGTCTGCTTGTCCGCATGGATGCAGGAAACGATGCGGAAGCGAATGTGCACGTATGTCTAAAGGAAGACGTGGACTTTGTCATCAAGCGAAACTTACGCCGAGAATCGAAAGCGCTTTGGTTCCAGATCGCTTCGCAAAAGGGCAGACGCGTCGATGATGGACAAACAGAAGGAGTACAAACGTATGAGTTATGCCTTCCACAGACAGCAGCAATCGATGGACACACGTATACGTACGTTCAAGTCACCCAAGTGACGGAACGAACGATGGAACGAAATGGACAGCTGATGCTCGTTCCTGATTACGAAGTCGAAAGCTACTGGGTGCGCCTCGAAGGATACGAGCATGTTCGAATGAGTGATGTGCTCGCATTGTATCACGATCATGCGACATGCGAACAGTTTCATAGCGAACTGAAAAGCGACTTAGATTTAGAGCGACTTCCATCAGGGAAGATGAAAACGAATGCGCTCGTGTTAGTCATGGGAGCATTCGTGTACAACCTTCTTCGCCTGATTGGACAAGATCTATTAAGCGATCCGAGACATCCATTACATCATAAAGTGAAACGCCGCCGCATCAAGACGATCATTCAGACGGTGATCACGATGGCAGGTCGACTCGTCCGCCGATCACGACAGATCTGGATGAAACTGACGCGAAGGAGTGGGTACAGTATACTCCTACTGAATGTGTATCAAAAATGGAAAGAGGCAAGATAA
- a CDS encoding dicarboxylate/amino acid:cation symporter, with translation MFCHGFRLQKKHLNFGTFVFLSMILGVLAGIVFKDSVIVFDSIGQVYVHLIKMLVVPLVFTTLITSLISLEGHIRLKRIGLKTISWFLVTAALASLLGLLIAKIFNPGRNVTLSHGVDFQPIEIPPINEVLVNFIPSNPIGHMANGEVIPIVIFTLLLGIALNVKADYFFPKIVGLKFPRRISSILPFFFLESLIP, from the coding sequence ATGTTTTGTCACGGATTCAGGTTACAAAAAAAACATCTGAATTTTGGAACGTTTGTTTTTTTATCAATGATTTTAGGTGTATTGGCTGGAATAGTTTTTAAAGACTCCGTTATTGTGTTTGATAGTATAGGTCAAGTATATGTTCATTTAATCAAAATGTTAGTTGTACCATTAGTTTTCACTACACTAATTACTAGCTTAATATCCTTAGAAGGACATATTCGATTAAAAAGGATAGGTTTGAAAACAATATCATGGTTTTTGGTTACCGCAGCTTTAGCAAGTCTTTTAGGTCTTCTTATCGCAAAAATTTTTAATCCGGGAAGAAACGTTACATTAAGTCATGGAGTTGATTTTCAGCCAATAGAGATTCCTCCGATAAATGAAGTTTTAGTTAATTTTATCCCTTCTAATCCCATTGGTCATATGGCAAATGGCGAAGTGATTCCTATTGTTATTTTTACTTTATTATTAGGAATCGCTTTAAATGTCAAGGCCGATTATTTTTTCCCCAAAATCGTCGGTTTAAAATTCCCCAGAAGGATCTCATCAATCCTTCCGTTTTTCTTCTTGGAGTCTCTTATCCCGTAA
- the istB gene encoding IS21-like element IS5376 family helper ATPase IstB, with the protein MKEQIHEYCHRLQLPVMAERWPAMAEYAATHNIPYSEFLFRLLEAEIIEKQERSIQTLIKLSKLPYRKTIDTFDFTALPSVDERRIRELLTLSFIDRKENILFLGPPGIGKTHLAISIGMEAIARGYKTYFITAHDLVTQLRRADQEGKLEKKLRVFVKPTILIIDEMGYLKLDPNSAHYLFQVIARRYEHAPIILTSNKSFGEWGEIVGDSVLATAMLDRLLHHSIIFNLKGESYRLRDKRLQEEKRKD; encoded by the coding sequence ATGAAAGAACAAATACACGAGTATTGCCACCGTCTTCAATTGCCTGTCATGGCGGAGCGATGGCCCGCCATGGCAGAATACGCAGCTACTCATAATATACCATATTCGGAGTTTTTATTCCGTTTATTAGAGGCAGAAATCATCGAAAAACAGGAACGATCGATCCAAACGCTCATCAAACTGTCCAAGCTTCCGTATCGCAAGACCATTGATACGTTTGATTTTACCGCACTACCTTCAGTGGATGAGCGTCGAATTCGAGAGTTGCTTACGTTATCCTTTATTGATCGAAAAGAGAATATCCTTTTTCTCGGCCCACCGGGGATTGGAAAGACGCACTTGGCCATTTCGATTGGAATGGAGGCGATCGCAAGAGGGTATAAAACGTATTTTATTACCGCCCATGATTTGGTGACTCAGTTAAGAAGAGCCGACCAGGAAGGAAAGTTGGAAAAAAAGCTTCGTGTCTTTGTAAAGCCAACAATTCTGATTATTGATGAAATGGGATACTTAAAACTGGACCCAAACAGCGCTCATTACTTATTTCAAGTGATCGCCCGGCGATATGAACATGCCCCGATTATCCTCACCTCCAACAAAAGCTTTGGGGAATGGGGAGAAATCGTGGGAGACTCGGTGTTGGCGACAGCGATGTTAGATCGATTATTGCATCATTCCATCATTTTCAACCTAAAGGGGGAAAGCTACCGATTACGGGATAAGAGACTCCAAGAAGAAAAACGGAAGGATTGA